A stretch of Arthrobacter sunyaminii DNA encodes these proteins:
- a CDS encoding ABC transporter ATP-binding protein has protein sequence MLTAETLYVQGRHSDLLAPTSLVAAPGEVLLVQADDASSRTALALTLSGRMKPTSGSLHWNGDRHVGHLRRRSALVDSPEVNEPELHLRVKDLVAEDLALIPRAERPKTSPARWLEDLGFSNSSGLWMEQVPASDRIRLLTALALADSRIDQLVLDSPDRHQGDPGAWLPVLQDAVAAAVAAAAADAASRQGRRTAGRNLTVIAAVAQFPPGWNGPTARAGNAASTAPSPAVIAAEAGTPDPSNNHAPAAPGPAETEVTA, from the coding sequence ATGCTGACCGCAGAAACCCTGTACGTTCAAGGCCGCCACAGTGATCTCCTTGCTCCCACCTCTCTGGTGGCGGCCCCCGGAGAGGTCCTTCTGGTCCAAGCCGACGATGCCTCCTCACGGACCGCGCTGGCCCTGACGCTCAGCGGCCGAATGAAACCAACCAGCGGCTCACTGCACTGGAACGGCGACAGGCACGTGGGACACCTGCGCCGCCGCAGCGCGCTGGTGGACTCCCCCGAGGTCAATGAACCCGAACTGCATCTGCGGGTAAAGGATCTGGTGGCGGAAGATCTTGCCCTGATTCCCCGTGCCGAGCGGCCCAAAACCTCCCCCGCCCGCTGGCTCGAGGACCTGGGATTCAGTAATTCCAGCGGCCTGTGGATGGAGCAGGTACCCGCTTCGGACCGGATCCGGCTGCTGACCGCCCTGGCGCTGGCCGACTCCCGGATCGACCAACTCGTCCTGGATTCCCCGGACCGGCATCAGGGCGACCCCGGAGCCTGGCTGCCGGTACTGCAGGATGCCGTGGCAGCTGCCGTGGCAGCCGCCGCGGCGGATGCCGCATCCAGGCAGGGACGGCGAACTGCCGGGCGGAACCTGACGGTGATTGCCGCCGTCGCACAGTTTCCTCCAGGGTGGAACGGGCCAACGGCCCGGGCGGGGAACGCTGCATCAACCGCACCATCCCCTGCAGTGATCGCTGCCGAGGCAGGCACTCCTGACCCCTCCAACAACCACGCCCCGGCCGCCCCCGGCCCTGCCGAAACGGAAGTGACCGCGTGA
- a CDS encoding dihydrolipoyl dehydrogenase family protein translates to MTDQGHTPGTQRPQQLVTDVVVLGGGAVGENAAGRVVQGGLEAILVEPSLIGGECSYWACMPSKALLRPGTALHAARSVAGSREAVTGTLDARSVLERRDSFTSHWDDSGQEDWVRDTGIGLVRGRGRLTGPRQVRVEYDDGGSVTISARHAVVLATGSVPAPPPLKGLDDIEYWGTREATSAQKVPPRLIVLGGGVAGTELSQAWARLGSKVTLVARHDVLEKYPEPARELVKAGLAEDGVDIRTHTGTDYVRPGVGGGVELGLDDGSVLTADRLLVATGRTPALANLGLEDLGLDGVRPESVRPETDDSGLVDGTDWLYVVGDAAGKVLLTHQGKYEARAAGTAIAARARGELPPSEAPAPWSRAAATADHAAVPQVVFTDPELAMVGLTLEQARADGINASETSLELSVAGSALHSDNYRGWAQMVVDEDRRVLVGVTFAGPDVSELLHSATIAVTGEVPLDRLWHAVPAYPTISEIWLRLLEKYGL, encoded by the coding sequence ATGACTGATCAGGGGCACACCCCCGGAACACAGCGTCCGCAGCAACTGGTGACCGACGTCGTCGTCCTTGGCGGCGGCGCGGTGGGTGAGAATGCGGCCGGCCGGGTGGTCCAGGGCGGCCTGGAAGCCATCCTCGTGGAGCCTTCCCTCATTGGCGGCGAGTGCTCCTACTGGGCCTGCATGCCTTCCAAAGCCCTCCTGCGTCCGGGCACTGCGCTGCACGCCGCGCGATCCGTCGCGGGTTCCCGCGAGGCGGTGACCGGCACCCTCGACGCGCGGTCGGTGCTGGAACGCCGCGACAGTTTCACCTCGCACTGGGATGATTCCGGGCAGGAGGACTGGGTCCGCGATACGGGAATCGGTCTGGTGCGCGGACGGGGTCGGCTCACGGGTCCGCGGCAGGTGCGGGTGGAGTACGACGACGGCGGTTCCGTCACCATTTCCGCCCGCCACGCGGTGGTGCTGGCCACCGGGTCCGTGCCGGCTCCTCCTCCACTCAAGGGCCTGGACGACATCGAGTACTGGGGGACCCGGGAAGCCACTTCGGCGCAGAAGGTGCCGCCCCGGCTGATCGTGCTCGGCGGCGGCGTGGCAGGCACCGAGCTGTCCCAGGCATGGGCGCGGCTGGGTTCGAAAGTGACCCTGGTGGCGCGGCACGACGTCCTGGAGAAGTACCCGGAACCCGCACGGGAGCTCGTGAAGGCTGGGCTGGCGGAAGACGGCGTGGACATCCGCACCCACACCGGGACGGATTATGTGCGTCCGGGTGTAGGCGGCGGAGTAGAGCTGGGACTGGATGACGGCTCCGTGCTCACTGCCGACCGGCTGCTCGTAGCCACCGGCCGGACGCCGGCACTGGCGAACCTGGGGCTTGAGGATCTGGGGCTGGATGGGGTGCGGCCGGAATCGGTCAGGCCGGAAACGGATGACTCCGGGCTGGTGGACGGAACCGACTGGCTTTACGTGGTGGGGGACGCCGCGGGCAAGGTGTTGCTCACCCATCAGGGCAAATACGAGGCACGGGCCGCCGGCACTGCCATCGCCGCGCGGGCCCGGGGAGAACTGCCTCCCTCCGAGGCGCCGGCCCCCTGGAGCCGGGCGGCGGCCACCGCCGACCATGCTGCTGTTCCCCAGGTGGTCTTCACGGATCCCGAGCTTGCCATGGTCGGTCTAACCCTGGAGCAGGCGCGGGCGGACGGTATCAACGCCTCCGAAACCTCGCTGGAGCTGTCCGTGGCCGGCTCCGCACTGCACTCTGACAACTACCGGGGCTGGGCGCAGATGGTGGTTGATGAAGACCGCAGGGTTCTGGTCGGTGTGACCTTCGCCGGCCCGGATGTGTCCGAACTCCTGCATTCAGCCACTATTGCCGTCACCGGCGAAGTGCCCCTGGACCGGCTGTGGCACGCAGTGCCTGCCTACCCCACGATCAGCGAGATTTGGCTGCGGCTGCTGGAAAAGTACGGCCTGTAG